A region from the Phycisphaerales bacterium genome encodes:
- a CDS encoding NTP transferase domain-containing protein — MKGVILAGGLGTRLRPLTLVTNKHLLPVYDRPMIYYPIQCLLTAGIRDILIVTGGEHAGDFLKLLKNGKHLGINHLEYAYQEGEGGIADALRLAEEFADGGKISVVLGDNIVQHNIRRAAGDFFSQASGAKLLLKEVPDPQRFGVCRFEGEGKARRIAEIIEKPKDPPSKWAVTGIYFYDADVFKFCNALKPSARGELEITDVNNYYLKRGDLTHTELDGWWTDAGTVESLHRAANLVAEGGANLVDGKPVDLTAVATKA; from the coding sequence ATGAAGGGTGTGATTCTCGCGGGCGGGCTTGGGACTCGGCTTCGGCCTTTGACCCTCGTCACCAACAAGCACCTCTTGCCGGTGTATGACCGGCCGATGATCTATTACCCGATCCAGTGCCTGCTCACGGCGGGCATCCGCGACATCCTCATCGTCACCGGGGGCGAGCACGCGGGGGACTTCCTCAAACTGCTGAAGAACGGCAAGCACCTGGGGATCAACCACCTCGAGTACGCCTATCAGGAGGGCGAGGGCGGGATCGCCGACGCGCTGCGCCTGGCCGAGGAGTTCGCCGACGGCGGGAAGATCAGCGTCGTGCTGGGCGACAACATCGTGCAGCACAACATCCGACGCGCGGCGGGGGACTTCTTCTCGCAGGCGTCTGGGGCGAAGCTGCTCCTGAAAGAGGTCCCCGATCCGCAGCGATTCGGCGTCTGCCGATTCGAGGGCGAGGGGAAGGCACGCCGGATCGCCGAGATCATCGAGAAGCCCAAGGACCCGCCGAGCAAGTGGGCCGTCACCGGGATCTACTTTTATGACGCGGACGTCTTCAAGTTCTGCAACGCGCTGAAGCCGTCGGCTCGCGGTGAACTCGAGATCACCGACGTGAACAACTATTACCTCAAGCGCGGCGACCTCACGCACACGGAACTCGATGGATGGTGGACCGACGCGGGGACGGTCGAGAGCCTGCACCGGGCGGCGAATCTTGTCGCCGAGGGCGGGGCGAACCTTGTGGATGGCAAGCCCGTGGACCTGACCGCGGTGGCAACGAAGGCGTAG
- a CDS encoding dTDP-4-dehydrorhamnose 3,5-epimerase family protein, with protein sequence MQPVRAISPRVWTPGEGTLRQAWDAAREKIEPIVYPLAFFTDDRGFSLMNLMQGVVEPSGQVNFSVQYPGVVKAWHAHRLQTDFWVCVQGHLKVGCYRESDHTAWAVVTGERRPAIVIIPPPLWHGAATVGPTPASLMYYLTHAFNPQQPDENRRAWDSVVGFPWAPENK encoded by the coding sequence ATGCAACCGGTTCGTGCCATCTCGCCTCGTGTGTGGACGCCTGGGGAAGGGACGCTGCGCCAGGCGTGGGACGCGGCTCGTGAGAAGATCGAGCCGATCGTGTATCCGCTCGCGTTCTTCACGGACGACCGCGGTTTCTCGCTGATGAACCTCATGCAGGGCGTCGTCGAGCCGAGCGGGCAGGTGAACTTCAGCGTGCAGTATCCGGGCGTCGTGAAGGCGTGGCACGCGCATCGATTGCAGACGGATTTCTGGGTCTGCGTGCAGGGGCATCTCAAGGTCGGCTGCTATCGCGAGTCGGACCACACGGCGTGGGCCGTCGTCACGGGCGAGAGGCGGCCTGCGATCGTCATCATTCCGCCGCCGTTGTGGCACGGTGCGGCCACCGTCGGGCCGACGCCCGCGAGCCTGATGTACTACCTGACGCACGCCTTCAATCCGCAGCAGCCCGACGAGAACCGGCGCGCGTGGGACAGCGTCGTCGGATTCCCGTGGGCGCCCGAGAACAAGTGA
- the rfbD gene encoding dTDP-4-dehydrorhamnose reductase, which yields MRVLVIGKSGMLARALAGELTHRRVAFEVVGRPEVDLSKPSTIPGGFAGFTHVINASAWTDVDGAETHEREATVVNGESVGVLARACAASDTTLVHYSTDYVFNGRANTPYSIDTPRDPVSAYGRSKAKGEASLQETHSLAPRWLCLRTSWLYAPWGKNFTRTIARASRERDALKVVIDQRGRPSSCLTLARTTLDLLEKNATGMLHACDAGECTWFEFAKEIVRLAGREGTCRVDPCTTDEFPRPARRPAYSVLDLAPTEALVGPMTPWREALAEVFARLEA from the coding sequence GTGCGTGTGCTCGTCATTGGAAAATCGGGGATGCTGGCGCGGGCGCTCGCCGGGGAACTGACGCATCGGCGCGTCGCGTTCGAGGTTGTCGGGCGGCCCGAGGTCGATCTCTCGAAGCCATCGACGATTCCCGGCGGATTCGCGGGGTTCACGCACGTGATCAACGCGTCGGCGTGGACCGATGTCGACGGGGCCGAGACGCATGAGCGCGAGGCGACGGTGGTGAACGGCGAGAGCGTGGGCGTGCTCGCGAGGGCGTGTGCGGCGAGCGACACGACGCTCGTGCACTACTCGACGGACTATGTCTTCAATGGGCGGGCGAATACGCCGTACTCGATCGACACGCCGCGTGATCCGGTGAGTGCGTACGGGCGATCGAAGGCGAAGGGTGAAGCGTCGCTCCAGGAGACTCATTCTCTTGCCCCTCGCTGGCTGTGCCTCCGGACGAGTTGGCTTTATGCCCCGTGGGGGAAGAACTTTACGCGGACGATCGCCAGGGCCTCACGGGAGCGGGACGCCTTGAAAGTCGTGATCGATCAGCGCGGGAGGCCCAGCAGTTGTCTGACGCTCGCGCGGACCACGCTGGATCTCCTCGAGAAGAATGCCACGGGCATGCTGCACGCCTGCGATGCGGGCGAGTGCACGTGGTTCGAGTTCGCGAAGGAGATCGTGCGGCTGGCGGGACGCGAGGGGACGTGCCGTGTCGATCCGTGCACGACCGACGAGTTCCCGCGCCCGGCGCGACGGCCGGCATATAGCGTACTGGACCTCGCGCCGACCGAGGCGCTCGTGGGTCCGATGACGCCTTGGCGCGAGGCGTTGGCGGAGGTCTTCGCGCGGCTGGAGGCTTGA
- a CDS encoding aminotransferase class III-fold pyridoxal phosphate-dependent enzyme yields MSQGSVPSATHGGRLVASGVVAQAADQIMQEVERARGSITGVRGPMSDLKVSYDDLLARATAVRGRGLLYPYISSGLGNGALVELADGSVKWDMICGIGVNFFGHADPDLIKASILGSIDDTLKQGNLQSGFSSYEFAETLLAEAKKHSRLKHAYLATGGAMANENALKVCIQKKFVDHLTSLGANANAKPEQLLLGASPTPRVLAFKDCFMGRSLTMASIGDNHAGREGLPIVFPVDYMPFWDPAAAERVGKARFIDMAVDHLEQYAHRYPGQHACFIFELVQGEGGFNVGDRDFLKALMDACRRHKIAIWDDEIQTFGRLERMFAYEHFDLGDYVDVLCVGKMTQACATLWTPEFNPRSAILSGTFTGEGPSFRVGQRVIERLRDGHFYSNGTTPGLFAQHHAKFRVHTKTLIAKHPEWFPAVESLGGGGEKLIGGAGGMMRFTPFGGVKDKVNKACKALYDEGVVLFYCGHGPYHVRMLPPLPSMKMDDWPKVFECVERGLAKASA; encoded by the coding sequence ATGAGTCAGGGTTCGGTCCCTTCGGCGACGCATGGCGGGCGTCTCGTCGCCAGCGGCGTCGTGGCCCAGGCCGCGGATCAGATCATGCAGGAAGTCGAGCGCGCCCGCGGCTCGATCACCGGCGTGCGTGGGCCCATGAGCGACCTCAAGGTCTCGTACGACGACCTGCTCGCGCGGGCGACGGCCGTGCGCGGCCGCGGGCTGCTGTATCCGTACATCTCCTCGGGCCTGGGGAACGGCGCACTCGTCGAACTCGCCGACGGCTCGGTGAAGTGGGACATGATCTGTGGCATTGGCGTGAACTTCTTCGGGCACGCCGACCCGGACCTGATCAAGGCCTCGATCCTCGGGAGCATCGACGACACGCTGAAGCAGGGCAACCTGCAATCGGGGTTCTCGTCGTATGAGTTCGCCGAGACGTTGCTCGCGGAGGCGAAGAAGCACAGCCGCCTGAAGCACGCGTACCTTGCGACGGGCGGCGCTATGGCGAACGAGAACGCGCTCAAAGTCTGCATCCAGAAGAAGTTTGTCGATCATCTCACCTCGCTCGGCGCGAACGCGAATGCGAAGCCCGAGCAGTTGCTGCTGGGCGCGAGTCCCACGCCCCGCGTGCTGGCGTTCAAGGACTGCTTCATGGGTCGCTCGCTGACGATGGCGTCGATCGGCGACAACCACGCGGGGCGTGAGGGACTGCCGATCGTCTTCCCGGTGGACTACATGCCGTTCTGGGATCCTGCGGCCGCCGAGCGTGTGGGCAAGGCGCGGTTTATTGACATGGCCGTGGATCACCTCGAGCAGTACGCGCATCGCTACCCTGGGCAGCACGCGTGCTTCATCTTCGAACTCGTGCAGGGCGAGGGCGGCTTCAACGTGGGCGACCGCGACTTCCTCAAGGCGCTCATGGACGCCTGCCGCCGGCACAAGATCGCGATCTGGGACGACGAGATCCAGACGTTCGGTCGCCTCGAGCGCATGTTCGCGTATGAGCACTTCGATCTGGGTGACTACGTCGATGTGTTGTGCGTCGGCAAGATGACGCAGGCGTGCGCCACGCTGTGGACGCCCGAGTTCAATCCACGATCGGCGATCCTCTCGGGGACATTCACCGGCGAGGGCCCGTCGTTCCGCGTCGGGCAGCGCGTGATCGAACGCCTCCGCGACGGCCACTTTTACTCCAACGGAACGACACCCGGCCTCTTCGCCCAGCACCATGCGAAGTTTCGCGTGCACACCAAGACGCTCATCGCGAAGCACCCCGAGTGGTTCCCCGCGGTCGAGTCGCTCGGCGGCGGCGGCGAGAAACTCATCGGCGGCGCGGGGGGGATGATGCGATTCACTCCGTTCGGCGGCGTGAAAGACAAGGTCAACAAGGCCTGCAAGGCGCTCTATGACGAGGGCGTCGTGCTCTTCTACTGCGGGCACGGGCCGTACCACGTCCGCATGCTCCCGCCGCTTCCCTCGATGAAGATGGACGACTGGCCCAAGGTCTTTGAGTGCGTGGAGCGCGGGCTCGCGAAGGCATCGGCGTGA
- a CDS encoding arginine N-succinyltransferase, with amino-acid sequence MFVIRQSKPDDVPNFLRLARMVFFINLPPNEAILHAKVEHSMACFRKAAGVKESANAPARRRKSAGGFAESEGDSELFVFTIEDTETRSVIGTSQVRAHQGGPGDPNWSFRITEKTFRSERLGWGTTHKVGQLYGDETGPSEVGGLIIQPSYRGHKDRPGRLLSFIRFHWIGLHRKRFADRLLAEMMAPISSDGDNVFWDHFGRKFIPVKYGEADRFCQHNRGFIPELLPKDEIYLSLFPLEVQNLIGAVSRETIPARRILESLGFQYRNFVDPFDGGPHLDAVTDDVPLVNATRQVTLVEADEDRCDTPAIVSVTGEDGEFRATEALVHATKAGVGVPRAVLDLLGVSEASTDGAWTPLSKWAGRSSSSGETPVTRNGHVKAAKASKRSDRSTARTPKPASRSSSKPSSKPAKSKRARS; translated from the coding sequence GTGTTCGTCATCCGCCAATCTAAACCCGATGATGTCCCGAACTTCCTCCGCCTCGCGCGGATGGTGTTCTTCATCAATCTGCCGCCCAACGAGGCGATCCTCCACGCGAAGGTCGAGCACTCGATGGCGTGCTTTCGCAAGGCCGCGGGTGTGAAGGAGTCGGCGAACGCTCCGGCACGACGGCGAAAGTCCGCCGGCGGCTTCGCCGAGAGCGAGGGCGACAGCGAACTCTTCGTCTTCACCATCGAGGACACCGAGACCCGCAGCGTCATCGGCACGTCACAGGTCCGCGCCCACCAGGGCGGGCCCGGCGATCCCAACTGGTCCTTCCGTATCACCGAGAAGACCTTCCGCAGCGAGCGCCTCGGCTGGGGCACGACGCACAAGGTCGGACAGTTGTATGGCGACGAGACCGGCCCGAGCGAGGTCGGCGGGCTCATCATCCAGCCGAGTTATCGCGGGCACAAGGATCGCCCCGGGCGGCTTCTCTCGTTCATCCGATTCCACTGGATCGGCCTGCACCGCAAGCGCTTCGCCGACCGTTTGCTCGCCGAAATGATGGCGCCGATCTCCAGCGACGGCGACAACGTCTTCTGGGATCATTTCGGACGCAAGTTCATCCCCGTGAAATATGGCGAGGCCGACCGGTTCTGCCAGCACAATCGCGGGTTCATTCCCGAACTCTTGCCCAAGGACGAGATCTATCTCTCGCTCTTCCCGCTCGAGGTGCAGAATCTCATCGGGGCCGTCTCACGCGAGACGATCCCCGCGCGGCGGATCCTTGAGAGCCTCGGCTTCCAGTATCGTAACTTCGTCGATCCCTTCGATGGCGGCCCGCACCTCGATGCCGTCACCGACGACGTCCCGCTCGTGAACGCGACCCGGCAAGTGACGCTCGTCGAGGCCGATGAGGATCGCTGCGACACGCCAGCGATCGTGAGCGTGACGGGCGAGGACGGCGAGTTCCGCGCGACCGAGGCGCTCGTGCATGCGACGAAGGCCGGCGTCGGCGTTCCGCGGGCCGTGCTCGATCTGCTCGGCGTAAGTGAGGCGAGCACCGACGGTGCGTGGACCCCGCTGTCGAAGTGGGCCGGGCGTTCGTCTTCGAGCGGCGAGACTCCGGTGACACGCAACGGACATGTGAAGGCCGCGAAGGCATCGAAGCGATCCGATCGATCAACCGCGCGGACGCCGAAACCTGCTTCTCGCTCCTCATCAAAGCCATCTTCGAAGCCCGCCAAATCGAAGCGAGCGCGTTCGTGA
- a CDS encoding aldehyde dehydrogenase family protein, with protein sequence MSGQAHHPSLSRGPADLIAGEWRSLESGAGERIVSTNPAHPSRVVWQGVDNPSHVDAAVAAARSAFAEWSNWPFEKRVGVLRAFQRIAKSREAALTELLRDEIGKATWDSKGEAGLLSGKVDITLDDSEHGAMRRVSAFDVAVGPTRAGRAWFKPHGVMAVLGPFNFPMHLPNGHIIPALAMGNTIVFKPSDKTPACGQALAEMYHDALVEAGAPRGVVNLVQGGAKVAASLASHRDIDGVLFTGSWDVGRRIMQANLDHPGRILALEMGGNNPAIVMDDADLRQALVEIVRCAFVTSGQRCTCTRRVIVHERVADRFIGALVESAKRLVVGDPATEGTFMGPVVAKGARDGILHAFESLVKAGAKALLSCEARTIDAKDNGWYVSPGILRVDRFTKNADIATPGGGVDVEVFGPLLRVSVVKTLDEAIEQANATSFGLAASIFTHKQSSIEQFLRDTRAGCLNVNTGTAGASSKLPFGGLGHSGNHRPAGAFSLDYCAYPIAGMTETGAASTMAPGMTIDDAWLIG encoded by the coding sequence GTGAGCGGCCAGGCCCACCACCCCTCGCTCTCTCGCGGGCCCGCGGACCTCATCGCCGGCGAGTGGCGTTCGCTGGAATCAGGCGCGGGTGAGCGCATCGTCTCGACCAATCCGGCCCATCCCTCGCGCGTGGTCTGGCAAGGCGTGGATAATCCATCCCATGTCGACGCCGCCGTCGCCGCGGCGAGATCGGCCTTTGCCGAGTGGTCCAACTGGCCCTTCGAGAAGCGCGTGGGCGTGCTCCGCGCTTTTCAACGCATCGCCAAGTCTCGTGAGGCGGCCCTCACCGAACTCCTGCGCGACGAGATCGGCAAGGCGACGTGGGATTCCAAGGGTGAGGCGGGCCTGCTCTCGGGGAAGGTCGATATCACGCTCGACGACTCCGAGCACGGGGCGATGCGTCGTGTATCGGCGTTCGATGTCGCCGTGGGCCCGACGCGCGCTGGACGCGCGTGGTTCAAACCGCATGGCGTGATGGCGGTCCTCGGGCCGTTCAACTTCCCGATGCACCTTCCCAACGGGCACATCATCCCCGCGCTCGCGATGGGGAACACGATCGTCTTCAAGCCTAGCGATAAGACGCCCGCGTGCGGGCAGGCGCTCGCCGAGATGTACCACGACGCGCTCGTTGAAGCCGGGGCGCCCAGGGGCGTCGTGAATCTCGTGCAGGGCGGCGCGAAGGTCGCGGCGTCGCTCGCGTCGCACCGCGACATCGACGGTGTACTCTTCACCGGTTCCTGGGACGTCGGCCGACGCATTATGCAGGCGAATCTCGATCATCCCGGTCGCATCCTCGCCCTCGAGATGGGCGGCAACAACCCCGCGATCGTGATGGACGATGCCGATCTCAGGCAGGCACTGGTCGAGATCGTGCGATGCGCCTTCGTGACGAGCGGGCAACGTTGCACCTGCACGCGGCGCGTGATCGTGCATGAGAGAGTCGCGGATCGATTCATCGGCGCGCTCGTGGAGAGTGCCAAGCGCCTCGTCGTGGGCGATCCCGCGACGGAGGGCACGTTCATGGGCCCTGTGGTCGCGAAGGGTGCTCGCGATGGGATCCTCCACGCGTTCGAGTCACTCGTGAAGGCGGGGGCGAAGGCCCTGCTCTCGTGCGAGGCACGGACCATTGACGCGAAGGACAACGGCTGGTACGTCTCGCCCGGCATTCTCCGCGTCGATCGTTTCACGAAGAATGCCGATATCGCCACACCGGGTGGCGGGGTCGATGTCGAGGTCTTTGGACCGTTGCTTCGCGTCAGCGTGGTGAAGACCCTTGACGAGGCGATCGAGCAGGCCAACGCAACGTCGTTCGGGCTTGCGGCCTCGATCTTCACGCACAAACAATCGTCGATTGAACAATTCCTTCGCGACACTCGCGCCGGGTGCCTCAACGTCAACACCGGGACCGCGGGGGCGAGCAGCAAACTCCCCTTTGGCGGCCTGGGGCACTCGGGCAACCACCGCCCCGCCGGCGCGTTCAGCCTTGATTACTGCGCCTACCCGATCGCCGGCATGACCGAGACCGGTGCCGCAAGCACCATGGCCCCAGGGATGACGATC